A section of the Eublepharis macularius isolate TG4126 chromosome 1, MPM_Emac_v1.0, whole genome shotgun sequence genome encodes:
- the CAB39L gene encoding calcium-binding protein 39-like, giving the protein MKTKMPLFSKSYKNPAEIVKTLQENLAILEKQDKKTEKASEGVSKSLKAMKEILCGATDKEPPTEVVAHLAQELYNSGLLIALIANLQLIDFEGKKDVSQIFNNILRRQIGTRSPTVEYVSAHPHILFMLLKGYETPQVALRCGIMLRECVRHEPLAKIVLFSDQFRDFFQYVGISTFDISSDAFATFKDLLTRHKLLVAELLQQNYDMFFEDYEKLLHSENYVTKRQSLMLLGELILDRHNFSIMSKYVSKPENLKLLMNMLRDKSPNIQYEAFHVFKVFVANPNKSPAIVDILLKNQPKLIEFLSNFQTEREYDEQFTDEKNYLIKQIRDLKKPPS; this is encoded by the exons atGAAAACAAAAATGCCTTTGTTTAGCAAATCATACAAAAATCCTGCTGAGATTGTGAAAACATTGCAAGAAAACCTGGCCATattggaaaagcaggataaaaagacAGAGAAG GCATCTGAAGGAGTCTCCAAATCGCTCAAAGCCATGAAGGAGATTCTGTGCGGGGCCACGGACAAGGAGCCACCTACAGAGGTCGTGGCTCACTTAGCCCAAGAACTGTACAACAGCGGCCTTTTGATCGCTCTCATAGCCAACCTGCAGCTGATAGATTTTGAG GGCAAAAAGGATGTCTCCCAAATATTCAACAACATCTTAAGAAGGCAGATTGGAACTCGGAGTCCTACAGTGGAATATGTCAGTGCCCATCCACATATCCTGTTTATGCTTCTCAAAGG ATATGAAACACCCCAGGTTGCCTTACGTTGTGGAATTATGTTGAGGGAATGTGTTCGGCATGAGCCTTTGGCCAAAATTGTACTCTTCTCAGATCAGTTCAGAGATTTCTTCCAATATGTGGGAATCTCAACTTTTGACATATCCTCTGATGCTTTTGCTACTTTTAAG GACCTGTTAACAAGGCACAAATTGCTGGTTGCAGAATTATTACAGCAAAACTATGACATG tTTTTTGAGGATTATGAAAAGCTGCTTCATTCTGAGAATTATgtaacaaagaggcagtcatTAATG CTGCTGGGCGAGTTGATTTTGGATCGACATAACTTTAGCATCATGTCCAAGTATGTCAGCAAACCAGAGAACCTGAAGCTGCTCATGAACATGTTGCGCGACAAAAGCCCCAACATCCAGTACGAGGCTTTCCATGTCTTCAAG gTCTTCGTGGCCAACCCAAACAAGTCACCAGCCATCGTGGACATCCTGTTGAAAAACCAGCCCAAACTCATTGAATTTCTGAGCAATTTCCAGACTGAGAGGGAATATGACGAACAGTTCACAGATGAGAAGAACTATTTGATTAAACAAATCCGAGATCTGAAAAAGCCACCTTCATGA